A window of the Coturnix japonica isolate 7356 chromosome 12, Coturnix japonica 2.1, whole genome shotgun sequence genome harbors these coding sequences:
- the LOC107319837 gene encoding netrin-4-like: protein MQHKGIMLIVFLECFISGHGEADPVRLRAFRCSGRSCNPPVGNLATGRTPITLTTCGQNSTELYCSYPDQSFLHPASHGCGQPRCTKCNANQPDNSHLPADMTDDFFANPMSWWQSAQGVHREEIRLDFETEFYLTHVIAVFKSPRPAAMVLERSQDYGQTWRPYKYFSVNCTATFGLQDDLTEEGSMCTSRYSDAVPCTRGEVIYRALTPSNKIEDPYSPEAQDLLKLTNLRLLLLKRQECPCRGSGLVEKPQRFAHYAIYDLIVRGSCFCNGHAEECELANRTGEVENVVNGKCVCRHNTAGDHCEKCAPLYNDQPWKPGDGKTGAPNECKKCRCHNHADSCHFDLSVWLASGKRSGGVCDNCKHNTEGHRCQRCKPGYYRDRGKPISSAEVCKPCSCQPMGSANATFSRSWRCHPKTGFCYCKPGVAGPNCDRCLMGYWGFGENGCRPCDCARDCDQHTGNCFNGYDNEPFFNIPIGGRIPDLVQTPTNESEEEWKWNDHEQGFSALRHPEKCVCKEKVLGSVTDFCQMKYAYVIKARILSAHDKGTHAEVVVKVKKVLKSGKVKIARSNRSIYPESWTNRGCTCPILNPGTDYLIAGQEDSRSSKLLVNMNSLVKPWKAHLGKQVADILRTGCK, encoded by the exons ATGCAGCATAAAGGCATCATGCTGATTGTGTTCTtggaatgttttatttctggcCACGGAGAAGCAG ATCCCGTGAGGCTACGAGCCTTCCGCTGCAGTGGCCGTTCCTGCAACCCTCCAGTGGGAAACCTCGCCACTGGAAGGACACCCATCACTCTTACCACGTGTgggcagaacagcacagagctttaCTGCTCCTACCCAGACCAAAGCTTCCTCCATCCAGCCTCCCATGGCTGCGGGCAGCCTCGCTGCACCAAGTGCAATGCCAACCAGCCTGATAActcccacctccctgctgaCATGACCGATGATTTCTTCGCAAACCCAATGTCGTGGTGGCAGTCTGCCCAAGGAGTGCACAGGGAAGAAATTAGGCTGGACTTCGAAACGGAGTTCTACCTAACACACGTCATTGCTGTGTTCAAGTCACCTCGCCCAGCTGCGATGGTGTTGGAAAGATCCCAGGACTATGGGCAGACATGGAGGCCCTACAAATATTTCTCTGTCAACTGTACTGCGACTTTTGGGCTCCAGGATGACCTCACTGAGGAAGGCTCCATGTGCACTTCCAGATATTCAGACGCAGTACCCTGTACCAGAGGAGAG GTGATCTATCGTGCCTTAACTCCATCTAACAAGATAGAAGATCCCTATAGTCCTGAGGCTCAAGATCTCCTGAAACTCACCAACCTCCGCCTCCTTTTGTTAAAAAGACAAGAATGTCCATGCCGTGGTTCGGGATTGGTAGAGAAACCTCAGAGATTTGCCCACTATGCTATTTATGATCTGATCGTCCGGGGAAGCTGCTTTTGCAATGGGCATGCAGAAGAATGTGAACTTGCCAACAGGACAGGGGAGGTGGAGAATGTG GTCAATGGGAAGTGCGTTTGTAGACACAACACAGCAGGGGACCACTGTGAGAAATGTGCACCGCTATACAATGATCAGCCTTGGAAGCCAGGAGATGGAAAAACTGGGGCACCAAATGAATGCAAAA AATGTCGCTGTCACAACCATGCTGACAGCTGCCATTTTGATCTGAGTGTTTGGCTGGCATCAGGGAAACGCAGCGGTGGAGTCTGTGACAACTGCAAGCATAACACAGAGGGACATCGGTGTCAGAGGTGCAAACCAGGCTATTACCGAGATAGAGGGAAAcccatttcttctgcagaggtCTGCAAAC CTTGCTCCTGCCAGCCAATGGGTTCAGCCAACGCAACGTTCAGCAGGAGCTGGCGATGCCACCCCAAGACGGGATTCTGCTACTGCAAGCCAGGTGTGGCGGGCCCCAACTGCGATAGATGTCTCATGGGCTACTGGGGCTTTGGAGAAAATGGCTGTCGTCCTTGTGACTGTGCCAGAGACTGCGACCAACATACTGGAAACTGTTTCAATGG CTATGACAATGAGCCATTCTTTAATATCCCCATTGGGGGACGAATCCCTGACCTCGTGCAAACACCAACTAATGAGAGTGAAGAGGAGTGGAAATGGAATGACCATGAGCAGGGATTTTCTGCTCTGAGACACCCAG AAAAGTGTGTGTGCAAAGAGAAGGTGCTTGGAAGCGTCACTGACTTCTGTCAAATGAAATACGCTTATG TGATAAAAGCAAGAATCCTATCGGCTCATGACAAAGGGACGCATGCAGAAGTTGTTGTGAAAGTGAAGAAGGTCCTGAAATCTGGCAAAGTGAAAATTGCTCGGAGCAACAGAAGCATTTACCCAGAATCCTGGACCAACAGGGGATGTACTTGTCCCATTCTCAATCCTG GTACCGACTATCTTATAGCAGGTCAGGAGGACTCTAGGAGCAGCAAACTCCTCGTGAACATGAACAGCCTGGTGAAACCCTGGAAAGCACATTTGGGAAAACAAGTGGCAGATATTCTTCGAACAGGGTGCAAGTAA